The genomic window GGGTTTAAGGAGGTAAGCATACGATTATTGAGCTGGCCGTTGCCTATGTTTTGATTCTGGCTGTATCATCTATAATTTATTTGCTTGGACGTTTGTTGTCCGCTAAATCTATGCGTAGTGAAAATGGTAAATCTGCTTATGCTTGTGGTGAGAAGGTGAATTTTGATAAATTGAAAGTCAGCGTTTCTCATTATAGATATCTCATATACTTTGTGATTTTGGACTCGTCGGCGCTGTTGACGGCTTTTGCTGCATTGGCTATTCGCATGGCAAATGTTTTGTT from Candidatus Bathyarchaeota archaeon includes these protein-coding regions:
- the ndhC gene encoding NADH-quinone oxidoreductase subunit A; this translates as MSAKSMRSENGKSAYACGEKVNFDKLKVSVSHYRYLIYFVILDSSALLTAFAALAIRMANVLFFVIYLFIVILSGLLLLDGGDR